A section of the Ranitomeya imitator isolate aRanImi1 chromosome 7, aRanImi1.pri, whole genome shotgun sequence genome encodes:
- the LOC138646222 gene encoding taste receptor type 2 member 9-like, giving the protein MFQSVDLWKFILMVITFTLGTALKSMIISAYYGDWKRRQHYSLCDQILLSIALTNLTMQMFFPLILIILFYFVDVPAIQLYLLHICIFSQSLIYLHFWNTAWLSSYYCFKLVRCSHRHFTWLKSRFSSSIAQIIGISLLVIFLINLPINWMAENTTAHNETRYHFDVRSPYVAFNLLVGCGVPLLVTVTCIGLSVTTLLRHVWRIKRNRSEINSRPQVKGHVRAVRVMVLQTLLNVTLHLQTVAFLCFREALAPYWMESSFSCS; this is encoded by the coding sequence ATGTTCCAGTCTGTAGATTTGTGGAAATTTATCTTGATGGTCATCACATTTACTCTGGGAACCGCTCTAAAATCCATGATCATCTCTGCCTACTATGGAGACTGGAAGAGGAGGCAACATTACAGCTTGTGTGATCAGATACTTCTCTCCATTGCTCTGACCAACCTGACCATGCAGATGTTCTTCCCCCTCATACTCATTATATTGTTCTACTTCGTTGACGTTCCAGCCATCCAGCTGTACCTCCTGCATATCTGTATCTTCTCCCAGTCCCTGATTTATCTCCATTTCTGGAACACTGCTTGGCTTTCCAGCTATTACTGCTTTAAGCTGGTGAGATGCTCTCATCGTCACTTCACCTGGTTGAAGAGCCGCTTCTCCTCTTCCATTGCGCAGATAATCGGAATATCGTTACTTGTGATATTTCTCATTAATCTGCCTATTAACTGGATGGCAGAAAACACTACGGCTCATAATGAGACCAGATACCATTTTGATGTAAGGTCTCCTTACGTGGCTTTCAATCTGCTTGTCGGTTGCGGGGTTCCTTTGCTTGTGACTGTCACCTGTATTGGTCTCAGTGTGACAACTCTCTTGAGACATGTGTGGAGGATCAAGAGGAACAGATCAGAGATCAACTCCCGTCCTCAGGTCAAGGGACATGTACGGGCAGTCAGGGTCATGGTCCTGCAGACCCTCCTCAATGTCACTCTCCACTTGCAGACAGTGGCTTTTTTGTGTTTTCGAGAAGCCTTGGCTCCATATTGGATGGAATCTTCCTTTTCTTGTTCCTGA